From the genome of Thermogutta terrifontis, one region includes:
- a CDS encoding caspase family protein, protein MQATPAIIPAHVIVIMGGVKDPETDKEIWEHNVAQVKKWLLVTPYKSVEAQSEENNRALIDKLVQEHEKTKFRSFKIFTGRDVTPQDIISYVNNLPVGRDDAVFVYVLSHGGTDTSKGERLCWFLKGPVESIQRKQDLLYADDLTNTITRKNPRLSLIVSDSCAQDFPVESFLASRHGEEKVRTPLRLPDGQLRFSIVTRAVPLWWYTRLDIILARGAGRWHINSVARDQSAVATNERKELPFTQTFVTVAQLPFAFEEEKIPNDCTNLALELQDVEKMIGGVKEPRTLSEVVKKVTWENLKEKEELNDQSTDSVVKMDASDVIGFLDQSARVAILSAWEYLKKEEMLTQDFAEFYPWLLLAKDKDGNDRSDIQKEWEELMASKKPKAEKSHAGSGTEASGEKIQEGKQEKEKGVSGSGEFLGPGQGKGQQ, encoded by the coding sequence GTGCAGGCAACCCCCGCGATCATCCCGGCTCATGTCATTGTGATCATGGGGGGCGTAAAAGACCCGGAAACCGATAAAGAGATTTGGGAACACAATGTTGCACAGGTGAAGAAATGGCTCCTGGTAACACCGTACAAGAGCGTCGAGGCACAATCAGAGGAAAACAACAGGGCTCTGATTGACAAACTCGTCCAAGAACACGAAAAGACTAAGTTCCGGAGCTTTAAGATCTTTACAGGACGGGACGTGACGCCACAGGATATCATCAGTTACGTGAACAACCTGCCTGTTGGACGTGACGACGCCGTGTTCGTGTATGTTTTGTCTCACGGGGGGACTGATACTTCTAAGGGGGAGCGACTCTGTTGGTTCCTAAAGGGTCCTGTTGAGAGTATTCAGCGCAAACAGGATCTTCTTTATGCCGATGACCTCACTAACACAATCACGAGGAAGAACCCGAGGCTCAGCCTCATTGTAAGTGACTCATGCGCCCAAGATTTCCCGGTAGAAAGTTTCCTGGCAAGTAGACACGGAGAAGAAAAGGTTCGCACACCATTGCGTCTTCCTGATGGACAGCTTAGGTTTTCCATCGTAACGAGGGCGGTGCCACTGTGGTGGTACACGCGGTTGGACATCATTTTGGCCAGGGGCGCCGGGCGCTGGCACATCAATTCAGTGGCGCGCGATCAAAGCGCAGTCGCTACGAACGAGAGGAAGGAATTGCCGTTTACGCAGACTTTTGTCACCGTGGCGCAATTGCCGTTTGCTTTTGAAGAAGAAAAGATCCCCAATGACTGCACGAACCTTGCTTTGGAGTTGCAGGATGTGGAAAAAATGATTGGAGGCGTGAAGGAACCGCGGACGCTTTCTGAAGTTGTTAAGAAGGTGACATGGGAGAATTTGAAGGAAAAAGAGGAACTAAATGATCAAAGCACAGATTCAGTAGTGAAGATGGACGCCAGTGATGTTATAGGCTTTCTCGACCAGTCCGCACGCGTGGCGATCCTTAGCGCGTGGGAGTATTTGAAAAAAGAAGAAATGCTGACACAAGATTTTGCCGAGTTTTATCCTTGGTTATTATTAGCAAAGGACAAGGACGGAAATGATCGGAGCGATATACAAAAAGAATGGGAGGAATTGATGGCAAGTAAAAAGCCAAAAGCTGAAAAGAGTCACGCTGGTTCAGGGACAGAAGCGAGTGGCGAAAAGATTCAGGAGGGCAAGCAAGAAAAAGAAAAAGGCGTGAGTGGTAGTGGAGAGTTTCTTGGGCCAGGACAGGGAAAAGGGCAGCAGTAG
- a CDS encoding serpin family protein, giving the protein MHSLAFWSLLCMSVAVSSGAEEIQPVPYYQLSEDGRAVLFVEPVTQEGGGGQVACVTRSGSLLWTAPVYAPLVAVSEDNRQLVAVWANPSDDVDRPFVSIFSSGKEVKSYSWRIFLDAVREALSRPSALTSPTTGERPSRDDSSKGEASPTPATTQNQPPSAPATEPSVALKVPPTIVDTLTFAGMEPLSQDGQLGLLFQPGVRVTVKWKDGAIANVTQLTDAEMQKAMKTARRVATGYEDSLRWRRWAAVSQHLVASLWPHWEFRETNQCFSPAGIVNVLVTAGLGSSGETKREFAQLLKIDLQREIEQEMFSAFSQAGIEMRTPFRRWCDTQGIELAEKDGKVVISRLKKTLDPPLETLREGDLINQLNGVSGPSLDQVVETFNTSREPIRIVWEHWEESGIKTYVPTEVAPLLNQEATIFCLDVRCRLREEYRRYITNSGLAHVMQGNLQDEKLLSALLPTFKQTDLKITPLTRWIILNSLAIRYPWMEEFSGTLTRPFYVSPDNHIAVDMMSEIVPALVGRLGEFHVTAVELPTRHYGLNLVILLPDPKQRVDECLSGVVSRFSELCSLLDTRLQWKNVKLTLPLFEVAAQCPVAELLKAAGMRRAFELEEADFSKMVEGESIALDVVLQQTQVGVNQRELRASAQTVATGVTLGIKHAEETITVDRPFIFLIRHRYSGIILFCGVVVDPRGSSNPRQ; this is encoded by the coding sequence ATGCACTCTCTGGCCTTTTGGTCGCTGCTCTGCATGAGCGTTGCCGTGAGTTCGGGTGCGGAGGAGATACAGCCAGTCCCATATTACCAGTTGTCCGAGGACGGTCGTGCAGTTCTTTTCGTGGAACCGGTAACGCAGGAGGGTGGTGGTGGCCAGGTGGCGTGTGTCACCCGCTCCGGCAGTCTCCTCTGGACCGCGCCGGTGTATGCACCGCTTGTAGCGGTAAGCGAAGACAATCGACAGCTTGTTGCAGTCTGGGCTAACCCAAGTGACGACGTTGATCGTCCGTTTGTTTCTATTTTTTCTTCTGGAAAAGAAGTCAAAAGTTATTCGTGGCGAATCTTTCTGGACGCTGTGCGGGAGGCACTTAGTAGGCCCTCAGCGCTAACGTCACCGACCACGGGAGAGCGACCTTCCCGCGACGACAGTTCGAAAGGGGAAGCTTCACCAACGCCTGCTACCACCCAGAATCAACCGCCCTCAGCTCCCGCCACCGAGCCCAGCGTGGCTTTGAAGGTTCCGCCGACTATCGTGGATACTCTTACGTTTGCCGGTATGGAACCGCTTAGTCAAGATGGACAACTTGGCCTTCTATTCCAGCCAGGGGTCCGCGTTACCGTCAAATGGAAGGACGGAGCCATTGCAAATGTCACGCAACTTACCGACGCGGAAATGCAGAAGGCGATGAAAACTGCACGTCGGGTAGCCACAGGATATGAAGATTCTTTACGCTGGCGGCGCTGGGCTGCAGTCAGTCAGCATTTGGTGGCCAGCCTCTGGCCGCACTGGGAGTTTCGGGAAACGAATCAGTGTTTCTCTCCGGCAGGCATTGTCAATGTTCTGGTCACGGCAGGCCTGGGAAGCAGTGGTGAAACAAAAAGAGAGTTTGCCCAATTGCTTAAGATTGATTTACAGCGTGAAATCGAGCAGGAAATGTTCTCAGCCTTTTCCCAGGCTGGGATCGAAATGCGAACACCCTTTCGTCGCTGGTGCGATACTCAGGGTATCGAGCTCGCGGAGAAAGATGGGAAGGTGGTGATTTCGCGACTGAAGAAGACTTTGGACCCGCCTTTAGAGACCTTGCGAGAGGGTGACTTAATTAATCAGCTTAACGGTGTGTCAGGGCCTTCTTTGGATCAAGTTGTTGAAACATTCAACACTTCCCGGGAACCAATAAGAATTGTTTGGGAACACTGGGAAGAATCTGGAATTAAAACGTACGTTCCCACCGAGGTTGCTCCCTTATTAAATCAGGAAGCGACCATCTTTTGCCTCGATGTGCGTTGCCGTCTTCGGGAGGAATATCGTCGTTACATCACGAACAGCGGGCTCGCACACGTGATGCAGGGCAACCTGCAGGACGAGAAACTGCTTTCTGCGTTACTGCCAACTTTTAAACAAACGGACCTCAAAATCACTCCTCTCACACGATGGATCATTCTCAATTCGTTAGCCATACGGTACCCCTGGATGGAAGAGTTTTCCGGAACGCTGACCAGGCCCTTTTACGTGTCACCGGATAACCACATCGCGGTTGACATGATGAGTGAGATTGTTCCGGCGTTAGTAGGAAGACTGGGTGAATTCCACGTAACAGCCGTCGAACTTCCAACGCGACATTATGGTTTGAACCTCGTAATTCTGTTGCCAGATCCGAAACAGCGTGTCGATGAGTGTCTCTCCGGCGTTGTCAGCAGATTCTCAGAACTTTGCAGCCTGCTTGACACCAGGCTTCAATGGAAGAACGTGAAACTGACTCTCCCTCTGTTTGAAGTCGCGGCTCAATGTCCTGTAGCGGAATTGTTGAAAGCAGCCGGTATGCGACGGGCCTTTGAGCTTGAGGAGGCAGACTTTTCAAAAATGGTGGAAGGTGAAAGCATTGCCCTAGACGTCGTTCTTCAACAGACACAGGTGGGAGTAAATCAGAGGGAGTTGCGAGCTTCCGCACAAACAGTTGCTACTGGCGTGACGTTGGGGATAAAACACGCAGAGGAAACCATAACCGTGGACCGACCGTTCATCTTCCTTATTCGCCACCGTTACTCTGGCATCATTCTGTTTTGCGGAGTGGTCGTGGATCCCCGTGGTTCCAGCAACCCACGTCAATAG